The following are from one region of the Halogeometricum sp. S3BR5-2 genome:
- the mtnP gene encoding S-methyl-5'-thioadenosine phosphorylase yields the protein MKIGFVGGSGIYDALPLKDTRTVEVETPYGDPSAPLTVGEFGDTGREVVFVPRHGPKHQRSPTTLPYRANVYALKEQGVTHVLASNAVGSLREDLPPQTLVIPDQIYDRTKHRDLTFFDEGVVVHQPFADPYCAELNEILADAAEEATDAKVVRGGTYVCIEGPQYSTRAESEFYREQGWDVVGMTTIPEAKLAREAEMAYATVTGVTDYDVWKEDSEVTLQEVLKNAERNETAIKETVEAAIEAIPDDHECPCHSSLEGTVNTPDDAIPADVKSDLSPLIGEYVE from the coding sequence TGCCCCTGAAGGACACGCGCACCGTCGAGGTGGAGACGCCGTACGGCGACCCCTCGGCGCCCCTCACCGTCGGCGAGTTCGGCGACACCGGCCGGGAAGTCGTCTTCGTCCCGCGTCACGGGCCGAAACACCAGCGCTCGCCGACGACGCTGCCGTACCGCGCGAACGTCTACGCGCTGAAAGAACAGGGCGTCACGCACGTCCTCGCCTCGAACGCCGTCGGCAGTCTCCGCGAGGACCTGCCGCCGCAGACGCTCGTGATTCCCGACCAGATATACGACCGCACGAAGCACCGCGACCTGACGTTCTTCGACGAGGGCGTCGTCGTCCACCAACCGTTCGCCGACCCCTACTGCGCGGAACTGAACGAGATACTCGCCGACGCCGCCGAGGAGGCCACCGACGCGAAGGTGGTCCGCGGCGGCACCTACGTCTGCATCGAGGGGCCGCAGTACTCCACGCGCGCCGAGAGCGAGTTCTACCGCGAACAGGGGTGGGACGTCGTCGGGATGACGACGATTCCGGAGGCGAAACTCGCCCGCGAGGCGGAGATGGCGTATGCCACCGTCACGGGCGTCACCGACTACGATGTCTGGAAGGAGGACAGCGAGGTGACGCTCCAAGAGGTGCTGAAGAACGCCGAGAGGAACGAGACGGCCATCAAAGAGACCGTCGAGGCCGCAATCGAGGCCATCCCCGACGACCACGAGTGCCCGTGTCACTCCTCGCTCGAAGGGACCGTCAACACGCCCGACGACGCCATCCCCGCGGACGTGAAGTCCGACCTCTCTCCGCTCATCGGCGAGTACGTCGAGTAA
- a CDS encoding ABC transporter substrate-binding protein — MADEPTRRTYLKRTGALVAAGLVAGCSGDSGGATGTEPSESTEATTDSATADSATTEAEGTEASAEGSYTAELSPVGEVTLESPPENVFTHFPWFPDMASALGKGGTVNSLWWDGTVAGLRYFTAGFDDFEIEWADAATDYGFAKERLYELDSDLHLVDPAWVTTQDNWTRDDIDEIASNVGPWLGNYYSGYHATPPEGWADQYEYYTLWELFDRVASLYGERERYEALASVHDDLLGTIEDGLPAESERPSVAYLSISEDLSSIYRLRLNAPGYWNSHTRPLGATDAFGGEEFSGPFAEIDMEALVEADPDVILALWTVTETFDFGTLKQNLRDDPVGREIAAVGNGRVYPQGTRWQGPLMNLFQLEMTAKELYPEQFGQWPEYENGDTYPEFGAEEQLFDHGRVEEILAGDV, encoded by the coding sequence ATGGCAGACGAACCTACGCGGAGGACGTATCTGAAGCGGACGGGAGCGCTCGTCGCGGCGGGACTGGTCGCCGGGTGTTCCGGCGACTCGGGCGGCGCGACGGGGACGGAACCGTCGGAGTCGACGGAGGCGACGACCGATTCAGCGACGGCCGATTCAGCGACGACCGAGGCCGAAGGGACGGAGGCGTCGGCGGAGGGAAGCTACACGGCCGAACTCTCGCCGGTCGGGGAGGTCACGCTCGAATCGCCGCCGGAGAACGTGTTCACCCACTTCCCCTGGTTCCCCGACATGGCCAGCGCACTCGGGAAGGGCGGAACGGTCAACAGCCTCTGGTGGGACGGAACCGTCGCGGGGCTGCGATACTTCACCGCCGGGTTCGACGACTTCGAAATCGAGTGGGCGGACGCGGCGACGGACTACGGCTTCGCGAAGGAGCGCCTGTACGAACTCGACAGCGACCTCCACCTCGTGGACCCGGCGTGGGTGACGACGCAGGACAACTGGACGCGCGACGACATCGACGAAATCGCGAGCAACGTCGGACCGTGGCTCGGCAACTACTACAGCGGCTACCACGCGACGCCCCCCGAGGGGTGGGCCGACCAGTACGAGTACTACACGCTGTGGGAACTGTTCGACCGCGTCGCGAGCCTGTACGGCGAGCGAGAGCGGTACGAGGCGCTCGCGTCCGTCCACGACGACCTGCTCGGAACTATCGAAGACGGACTGCCGGCGGAGTCGGAGCGCCCGAGCGTCGCGTACCTCTCCATCTCCGAGGACCTCTCCTCGATCTATCGGCTCCGGTTGAACGCCCCCGGCTACTGGAACTCTCACACCCGCCCGCTCGGCGCGACCGACGCCTTCGGCGGCGAGGAGTTCTCGGGGCCGTTCGCCGAAATCGACATGGAGGCACTCGTGGAGGCCGACCCGGACGTCATCCTCGCCCTGTGGACGGTCACGGAGACGTTCGACTTCGGAACGCTGAAACAGAACCTCCGGGACGACCCCGTCGGGCGGGAGATAGCCGCCGTCGGTAACGGTCGGGTGTATCCGCAGGGGACGCGCTGGCAGGGGCCGCTGATGAACCTCTTCCAACTGGAGATGACCGCGAAGGAACTCTACCCCGAGCAGTTCGGCCAGTGGCCCGAGTACGAGAACGGCGACACGTATCCGGAGTTCGGCGCCGAGGAGCAACTGTTCGACCACGGACGGGTCGAGGAGATTCTCGCCGGCGACGTCTGA
- a CDS encoding ScpA family protein, translated as MTEDVGPAAPPRESVVPDGVDVDAETDADDDEVEPVELLVQLAEEGEIDPWDIDVVDVTDAFLARLDATDLRTSGRALFYASVLLRMKSDALLEPDAEDDEPELEPWEVALENGGEMAGGEDGAPGAESGFDPVDALEAEMDRRLERKQARGSPETLDELVRELREAERESWWKRRREYDTSDSPRGYSRGTQTLDYRSADDFRADDEPTAADVTGTAHTEDIESSIAAVESALREQYEKGREEVLYAEIRTAAETPVTTYLSLLFLSHRGTVRLQQDDLFGDLWVRDPASVEDEGEGDAEAERDADDEAPDAIAD; from the coding sequence ATGACTGAGGACGTCGGCCCCGCCGCGCCGCCGCGGGAGTCCGTCGTGCCCGACGGCGTCGACGTCGACGCGGAGACGGACGCGGACGACGACGAGGTCGAACCGGTCGAACTCCTCGTGCAGCTCGCGGAGGAGGGCGAGATAGACCCGTGGGACATCGACGTGGTGGACGTGACGGACGCCTTCCTCGCGCGCCTCGACGCGACGGACCTACGGACCTCGGGTCGGGCGCTGTTCTACGCCTCCGTCCTCCTGCGGATGAAGTCCGACGCCCTCCTCGAACCCGACGCCGAGGACGACGAACCCGAACTCGAACCGTGGGAGGTGGCCCTGGAGAACGGCGGCGAGATGGCCGGCGGCGAGGACGGCGCGCCCGGAGCGGAGTCCGGGTTCGACCCCGTCGACGCCCTCGAAGCCGAGATGGATCGGAGGCTGGAGCGAAAGCAGGCCCGCGGGTCGCCGGAGACGCTGGACGAACTCGTCCGCGAACTCCGCGAGGCCGAACGCGAGTCGTGGTGGAAGCGCCGCCGCGAGTACGACACCTCCGACTCGCCGCGCGGGTACAGTCGCGGGACGCAGACGCTCGATTACCGGTCGGCCGACGACTTCCGCGCGGACGACGAACCCACCGCCGCGGACGTGACCGGCACCGCCCACACCGAGGACATCGAGTCCTCCATCGCCGCCGTCGAGTCGGCCCTGCGCGAGCAGTACGAGAAAGGGCGCGAAGAGGTGCTGTACGCGGAGATTCGAACCGCCGCGGAGACGCCGGTGACGACGTACCTCTCGCTTCTGTTCCTCTCGCACCGCGGCACCGTCCGCCTCCAGCAGGACGACCTGTTCGGCGACCTGTGGGTGCGGGACCCGGCGAGCGTCGAGGACGAGGGAGAGGGCGACGCCGAGGCGGAGAGGGACGCGGACGACGAGGCGCCCGACGCGATAGCGGACTGA
- the smc gene encoding chromosome segregation protein SMC: protein MHIKELVLDGFKSFGRKTRIPFYEDFTVVTGPNGSGKSNIIDGVLFALGLARTRGIRAEKLTDLIYNPGHADDSEGGGGTKEASVTVVLDNGDGKLDRSQVVNAAGSDDVGDVSEIRVKRRVKETDDNYYSYYYLNGRSCNLSDIQDLLAQAGITPEGYNVVMQGDVTEIINMTPYQRRGIIDEIAGVAEFDAKKEDAFGELDAVEERIDEADLRIEEKRGRLDRLEDERETALQYQSLREEREEYEGYLKAAELEDKRADLEKTESKAEKKEAKLDSLREELDTRQGKVSRLEGELEELSKEIERKGEDEQLRIKSEIESVKGEIDRLENAVEAAEERIDEAEKERRKAFVELDRKQEKIDDVEDDIRSVKVEKASVKSDVQSRETDLAEVEAEIASVDTEFDELKAELAEKKAELEELKTERNDLQREKDRLLDDTRRRSSEISETQEKIDEIREELPELKATLSDLHSELDKAEKNKAKIDGVIEDLREERSELKDDLSEVEDDLRSKQSEYAELEARAGEDGDTSWPRAVTTILNAGRSGVHGTVGQLGSVPGEYATACETAAGGRLAHVVVDDDGVGSDCIDYLKSRNAGRATFLPITKMDDRGLPSKPNDPGVVGFARNIVEYDSKYEPIFSYVLGSTLVVEDMETARSFMGDFRMVTLDGDLVERSGAMTGGSGGGSRYSFSKSGSGRLERLATEISSLEDDRRDLQSEIRDVESRLDDAREKASDAADRVRSVENDIERAESDVDEKEAEITRLEDRIEELREERADVDEEMQSLDAEVESLNADIADVESDIDGLESELEDSEIPELTAKADEIRADIDEKEARMDELDGRLNELQLEKEYAEDAVADLNETVESAQERKADARDAVRENEEKIEAKEGTLEEKREAVSDLEAELKELKAERSDLREDVREAKSERDEQRDKVDRAESRAENLRESVERLAWEIDELESEVGEYDPEAIPDHEEVEATVEELTEEMEALEPVNMLAIDEYDEVEESLEEMQERRDVLEEERDGIEDRIEQFESQKKATFMDAFDAINENFTDIFERLSDGTGELLLENPEDPFEDGLTMKAQPGDKPIQRLNAMSGGEKSLTALAFIFAIQRHNPAPFYALDEVDAFLDAANAERVGEMVDDLAGEAQFVVVSHRSALLERSERVIGVTMQGDNVSAVTGIQLGEDEEAGEQEAPADD, encoded by the coding sequence ATGCATATCAAAGAGCTCGTCCTTGACGGTTTCAAGAGCTTCGGGCGTAAGACCCGGATTCCGTTCTACGAGGACTTCACGGTGGTTACCGGCCCCAACGGGTCGGGCAAGTCGAACATCATCGACGGCGTGCTGTTCGCGCTCGGCCTCGCCCGCACGAGGGGCATCCGAGCGGAGAAACTGACGGACCTCATCTACAACCCCGGCCACGCCGACGATTCCGAAGGAGGCGGCGGCACCAAGGAGGCGAGCGTCACCGTCGTCCTCGACAACGGGGACGGCAAACTCGACCGCTCGCAGGTGGTCAACGCCGCCGGCAGCGACGACGTCGGCGACGTCTCCGAGATTCGCGTCAAGCGCCGGGTGAAGGAGACGGACGACAACTACTACTCGTACTACTACCTCAACGGCCGCTCCTGCAACCTCTCGGACATCCAGGACCTCCTCGCACAGGCCGGCATCACCCCGGAGGGCTACAACGTCGTGATGCAGGGCGACGTGACGGAGATAATCAACATGACCCCGTACCAGCGGCGGGGCATCATCGACGAGATAGCCGGCGTCGCGGAGTTCGACGCCAAGAAGGAGGACGCCTTCGGCGAACTCGACGCCGTCGAGGAGCGCATCGACGAGGCGGACCTCCGAATCGAGGAGAAGCGGGGCCGCCTCGACCGACTCGAAGACGAACGCGAGACGGCGCTGCAGTACCAGTCGCTCCGCGAGGAACGCGAGGAGTACGAGGGCTACCTGAAGGCCGCCGAACTCGAAGACAAGCGCGCGGACTTGGAGAAGACCGAGTCGAAGGCGGAGAAGAAGGAGGCGAAACTCGACTCCCTGCGCGAGGAACTCGACACGAGACAGGGCAAAGTCTCGCGTCTCGAGGGCGAGTTGGAGGAGCTCTCGAAGGAGATAGAGCGGAAGGGCGAGGACGAACAACTCCGGATCAAATCCGAAATCGAGTCGGTCAAAGGCGAGATAGACCGATTAGAGAACGCCGTCGAGGCCGCCGAGGAGCGCATCGACGAGGCGGAGAAAGAGCGGAGAAAGGCGTTCGTCGAACTCGACCGCAAGCAGGAGAAGATAGACGACGTCGAGGACGACATCCGGTCGGTGAAAGTCGAGAAGGCGTCGGTCAAATCCGACGTGCAGTCGCGGGAGACGGACCTCGCGGAAGTCGAGGCGGAGATAGCCAGCGTCGACACGGAGTTCGACGAACTGAAAGCGGAGTTGGCCGAGAAGAAGGCCGAGTTGGAGGAACTGAAGACCGAGCGCAACGACCTCCAGCGCGAGAAGGACCGCCTCCTCGACGACACGCGCCGCCGCTCCTCGGAGATTTCTGAGACGCAGGAGAAGATAGACGAGATACGCGAGGAACTGCCGGAACTGAAGGCGACGCTGTCGGACCTGCACTCCGAACTCGACAAGGCCGAGAAGAACAAGGCGAAGATAGACGGCGTCATCGAGGACCTGCGCGAGGAGCGCTCGGAGCTGAAAGACGACCTGAGCGAGGTGGAAGACGACCTACGCTCGAAGCAGTCCGAGTACGCCGAACTCGAAGCGCGCGCGGGCGAGGACGGCGACACCTCGTGGCCGCGCGCGGTGACGACCATCCTGAACGCGGGGCGGTCGGGCGTCCACGGCACCGTCGGCCAACTCGGCTCGGTGCCCGGCGAGTACGCCACCGCCTGCGAGACGGCCGCCGGCGGCCGCCTCGCGCACGTCGTCGTCGACGACGACGGCGTCGGCTCCGACTGCATCGACTACTTGAAGTCCAGAAACGCGGGCCGGGCGACGTTCCTCCCCATCACGAAGATGGACGACCGCGGCCTGCCGTCGAAGCCGAACGACCCCGGCGTCGTCGGCTTCGCGCGCAACATCGTCGAGTACGACTCGAAGTACGAGCCCATCTTCTCGTACGTCCTCGGGTCGACGCTCGTCGTCGAGGACATGGAGACGGCGCGGTCGTTCATGGGCGATTTCCGCATGGTGACGCTGGACGGCGACCTGGTGGAGCGCTCCGGCGCGATGACCGGCGGGTCGGGCGGCGGCTCTCGGTACTCCTTCTCGAAGTCCGGGTCCGGCCGACTCGAACGCCTCGCCACCGAGATATCCTCGCTGGAGGACGACCGCCGCGACCTGCAGTCGGAGATACGCGACGTCGAGTCCCGACTGGACGACGCCCGCGAGAAGGCCTCCGATGCCGCCGACCGGGTGCGTTCGGTCGAGAACGACATCGAACGCGCCGAGTCGGACGTCGACGAGAAGGAGGCGGAGATAACGCGCCTGGAGGACCGCATCGAGGAACTCCGCGAGGAGCGAGCGGACGTCGACGAGGAGATGCAGTCGCTCGACGCCGAGGTCGAATCGCTGAACGCCGACATCGCGGACGTGGAGTCCGACATCGACGGCCTCGAATCCGAACTCGAAGACTCCGAGATTCCCGAACTGACGGCGAAGGCCGACGAGATACGCGCCGACATCGACGAGAAGGAGGCGCGGATGGACGAACTCGACGGCCGCCTCAACGAACTCCAGTTGGAGAAGGAGTACGCCGAGGACGCCGTCGCGGACCTGAACGAGACGGTCGAGAGCGCGCAGGAGCGGAAGGCCGACGCCCGCGACGCCGTCCGCGAGAACGAGGAGAAAATCGAGGCGAAAGAGGGGACGCTCGAAGAGAAGCGCGAGGCCGTCTCCGACCTCGAAGCGGAGTTGAAGGAGCTCAAGGCCGAGCGCTCGGACCTCCGCGAGGACGTGCGCGAGGCCAAGAGCGAACGCGACGAGCAGCGAGACAAGGTCGACCGCGCGGAGTCCCGCGCGGAGAACCTGCGCGAGAGCGTCGAGCGTCTCGCCTGGGAGATAGACGAACTCGAATCGGAGGTGGGCGAGTACGACCCCGAGGCGATACCCGACCACGAGGAGGTCGAGGCCACCGTCGAGGAACTCACCGAGGAGATGGAGGCGCTCGAACCGGTCAACATGCTCGCCATCGACGAGTACGACGAGGTCGAGGAGAGCCTCGAAGAGATGCAGGAGCGCCGGGACGTACTCGAAGAGGAACGAGACGGCATCGAGGACCGCATCGAGCAGTTCGAGTCGCAGAAGAAGGCGACGTTCATGGACGCCTTCGACGCCATCAACGAGAACTTCACCGACATCTTCGAGCGCCTCTCGGACGGCACCGGGGAACTCCTCTTGGAGAACCCCGAAGACCCCTTCGAGGACGGCCTGACGATGAAGGCCCAACCCGGCGACAAGCCCATCCAGCGGCTGAACGCGATGTCGGGCGGGGAGAAGTCGCTCACGGCGCTGGCGTTCATCTTCGCCATCCAGCGGCACAACCCCGCGCCGTTCTACGCCCTCGACGAGGTGGACGCCTTCCTCGACGCCGCCAACGCCGAACGCGTCGGCGAGATGGTCGACGACCTGGCGGGCGAGGCGCAGTTCGTCGTCGTCTCGCACCGCTCGGCGCTCTTAGAGCGGTCCGAGCGCGTCATCGGCGTCACCATGCAGGGCGACAACGTCAGCGCGGTGACGGGCATCCAACTCGGCGAGGACGAGGAGGCCGGCGAGCAGGAGGCGCCGGCGGATGACTGA
- a CDS encoding DUF7518 family protein — MSNRVEELESKVAELQAAVNGLTEELVETKERVRLLEDQVEVDLTTGTRPVGHPTAQSEEPESESATPAPDADADADAQSSEADAAADGGSADENEPSLRESPAQAQSRAQTSEQPSDDASFIDADDPSPSPSSDPSADADAATEPADPADDEVKSEESETTDEAESAEDDSDIIVA; from the coding sequence ATGAGTAATCGGGTGGAGGAACTCGAATCGAAAGTCGCGGAACTGCAGGCCGCCGTGAACGGGCTGACCGAGGAACTGGTCGAGACGAAAGAGCGGGTGCGCCTGCTCGAAGACCAGGTGGAGGTCGACCTCACCACGGGGACCCGCCCCGTCGGCCACCCCACCGCCCAGTCCGAGGAGCCCGAATCCGAATCGGCGACGCCGGCGCCGGATGCGGACGCGGACGCGGACGCCCAGTCGAGCGAGGCCGACGCGGCCGCCGACGGCGGCAGCGCCGACGAGAACGAGCCCAGTCTCCGCGAGTCTCCCGCGCAGGCGCAGTCGCGCGCCCAGACGTCCGAGCAGCCCTCCGACGACGCGAGTTTCATCGACGCCGACGACCCGTCGCCGTCGCCCTCGTCCGACCCGTCGGCGGACGCCGACGCGGCGACCGAACCGGCCGACCCCGCGGACGACGAAGTCAAGTCCGAGGAGTCCGAGACTACCGACGAGGCAGAGTCCGCAGAAGACGACAGCGATATCATCGTCGCGTAA
- a CDS encoding alpha/beta hydrolase, whose product MPYPFGSPPVEVVRDAAFASPPEGTLSLDLYLPSGERGAESEGARRALVVLVHGGGWRAGDKSDLREVAFALAERRFACAVPNFRGSDAAAFPAAIRDVKAAIRWCRANADALGIDPARIAAFGPSTGAHLAVLAALSADDPRFAPDPAHVSAAVSEASDALAAAVGVAGLYNFEHTPERAELAAFLGGPRSEVPGRYDLASPSSHLGGGGPPILLLHGADDDVVPAMASELFYDGLEEGDIEAECVVADGVGHDVLGEQFEWAVDWTEGFLDRHLR is encoded by the coding sequence ATGCCCTACCCCTTCGGTTCGCCGCCGGTCGAAGTCGTCCGCGACGCGGCGTTCGCCTCGCCGCCGGAGGGGACGCTCTCGTTGGACCTCTACTTACCGTCCGGCGAAAGGGGAGCGGAGAGCGAGGGCGCGCGCCGGGCGCTCGTCGTCCTCGTCCACGGCGGGGGGTGGCGCGCGGGCGACAAGTCCGACCTGCGGGAGGTGGCGTTCGCCCTCGCGGAGCGGCGGTTCGCCTGCGCCGTCCCGAACTTCCGCGGCAGCGACGCGGCGGCGTTCCCGGCGGCGATACGCGACGTGAAGGCCGCGATTCGCTGGTGCCGCGCGAACGCCGACGCGCTCGGTATCGACCCCGCACGAATCGCCGCGTTCGGCCCGTCGACGGGGGCGCACCTCGCCGTGCTCGCGGCCCTCTCCGCGGACGACCCGCGGTTCGCGCCCGACCCGGCGCACGTCTCCGCGGCCGTCTCCGAGGCGTCCGACGCCCTCGCCGCGGCCGTCGGCGTCGCCGGCCTGTACAACTTCGAGCACACGCCCGAACGGGCCGAACTCGCCGCGTTCCTCGGCGGGCCGCGGAGCGAGGTTCCGGGGCGCTACGACCTCGCCTCCCCGTCCTCGCACCTCGGCGGCGGCGGCCCGCCGATTCTCCTGCTGCACGGCGCCGACGACGACGTGGTGCCGGCGATGGCCTCCGAACTGTTCTACGACGGACTGGAGGAGGGCGATATCGAAGCGGAGTGCGTCGTCGCCGACGGGGTGGGCCACGACGTCCTCGGCGAGCAGTTCGAGTGGGCCGTCGACTGGACCGAGGGGTTCCTCGACCGGCATCTCCGCTGA
- the gatB gene encoding Asp-tRNA(Asn)/Glu-tRNA(Gln) amidotransferase subunit GatB gives MTAKALSQRDLATVIGLEVHVQLETDTKIFCGCSTDAAEDEEPNTRTCPVCLGLPGALPVLNEGAVEAAVKVGKALDATVAEHTRFHRKNYYYPDLPKNFQITQYDAPICSEGSLEVSVEGNRREVGIERAHLEEDPGSLQHKGGSIDTADYTLVNYNRAGTPLMEIVTEPDFRSPQETRAFLAKLEEVLEYLGVFDATRDGSLRIDANISMVPEDEVADDGSISGETLAKANRTEVKNISSHKGAEKALAYEVTRQKNAISRGRAVEQETRHWDESRGITVSMRSKEEEKDYRYFREADLPPLEVADWKQRIEIPELPDARRERFREEYGLDAESASKLTSTKEVADFYEDVADQFDPGLAATWVADNLLGELNYRDMEITDVSDRLDEFTRLVELVAEGEITTKNAEEIVLRRMLDEGESPDDIVESEGLGAADDDEVVTAVEEAIEENPDAVEDYHSGEGGAVNFLVGQVMQKTGGSADPGDVNGMLRERLGEDR, from the coding sequence ATGACCGCGAAGGCGCTCTCTCAGCGCGACCTCGCCACCGTCATCGGGCTGGAGGTCCACGTCCAGCTCGAAACGGACACCAAGATATTCTGCGGGTGTTCGACCGACGCGGCCGAGGACGAGGAACCGAACACGCGGACGTGCCCCGTCTGCCTCGGACTGCCGGGGGCGCTGCCCGTCCTGAACGAAGGCGCCGTCGAGGCGGCCGTCAAGGTGGGCAAGGCGCTCGACGCCACCGTCGCGGAGCACACCCGATTCCACCGGAAGAACTACTACTACCCCGATTTACCCAAGAACTTCCAGATAACGCAGTACGACGCCCCCATCTGTTCGGAGGGGAGTCTGGAGGTCTCCGTCGAGGGGAACCGCCGCGAGGTCGGCATCGAACGCGCTCACCTCGAGGAGGACCCCGGCAGCCTCCAGCACAAGGGCGGCAGCATCGACACCGCCGACTACACGCTGGTCAACTACAACCGCGCGGGGACGCCGCTGATGGAAATCGTCACCGAACCGGACTTCCGCAGTCCGCAGGAGACGCGCGCGTTCCTCGCGAAACTGGAGGAAGTCTTGGAGTACCTCGGCGTGTTCGACGCGACGCGGGACGGGTCGCTCCGCATCGACGCGAACATCTCGATGGTGCCGGAGGACGAGGTGGCCGACGACGGCTCCATCTCCGGGGAGACGTTGGCGAAGGCCAACAGAACCGAAGTGAAGAACATCTCCAGTCACAAGGGCGCCGAGAAGGCCCTCGCCTACGAGGTGACCCGGCAGAAGAACGCCATCTCCCGCGGGCGCGCGGTCGAACAGGAGACGCGCCACTGGGACGAGTCGCGGGGTATCACCGTCTCGATGCGCTCGAAGGAGGAGGAGAAGGACTACCGCTACTTCCGGGAGGCGGACCTTCCTCCCTTAGAGGTCGCCGACTGGAAGCAGCGTATCGAGATTCCGGAACTCCCCGACGCCCGCCGCGAGCGCTTCCGCGAGGAGTACGGCCTCGACGCCGAGTCGGCCTCGAAGCTCACCTCCACGAAGGAGGTGGCCGACTTCTACGAGGACGTGGCCGACCAGTTCGACCCCGGCCTCGCGGCGACGTGGGTGGCCGACAACCTCCTCGGGGAACTCAACTACCGCGACATGGAGATAACGGACGTCTCCGACCGTCTGGACGAGTTCACCCGACTGGTCGAACTCGTCGCCGAGGGCGAGATAACGACGAAGAACGCCGAGGAAATCGTGCTCCGTCGGATGCTCGACGAGGGCGAATCTCCGGACGACATCGTCGAGTCGGAGGGCCTCGGCGCGGCCGACGACGACGAAGTCGTCACGGCCGTCGAGGAGGCCATCGAGGAGAACCCCGACGCCGTCGAGGACTACCACTCGGGCGAGGGCGGCGCCGTCAACTTCCTCGTCGGACAGGTGATGCAGAAGACGGGCGGGAGCGCCGACCCCGGCGACGTGAACGGGATGCTCCGCGAGCGGTTGGGCGAGGACAGGTAG
- a CDS encoding MATE family efflux transporter, producing MTEGAVTPKLVSLSWPLVAGNLLQTFYNLADMFWVGRVGPEAVAAVSLMFPTAWMFVSVAMGVTAAAVALVSQHVGAGDDRSAERVVGQTLLLAVGVGVLLGIVGYLGRHPLLALIGAQGRVYTEALAYAEVLFVTLPFTFVFFAFRAVLRGAGDTRTAMWLVVVSAGLNVVLDPIFILGWGWVEPMGTRGAAVATLLARIVAAVAGLAILLHGGWGARLRLPDLRPDPTLLRKLVGVGYPATLDGLARSFAAVALAALVARFGAVATAAYGIGLRLMSVSWTVSGAVGQAAATGVGQNLGADTPDRAAEVTWKATAGTMAILGAAGAVVWAVPAAFMRVFIDDAAVVDAGVEMLTIVAPFWAFLGGLMVIQGAFRGAGRTRVSMALSLISRWVVRFPAAFVLAYVLSWGVTGLWWSLSLSGVVTFVVGCLWFLRGGWRSAVVESDGTNEEGGENGEDGADGAAADGEESPSTAD from the coding sequence ATGACCGAGGGGGCCGTGACGCCCAAACTCGTCTCCCTCTCGTGGCCCCTCGTCGCGGGCAACCTCCTCCAGACGTTCTACAATCTGGCCGATATGTTCTGGGTGGGCCGCGTCGGCCCCGAGGCCGTCGCCGCCGTCTCGCTCATGTTCCCGACGGCGTGGATGTTCGTCTCCGTCGCCATGGGCGTCACCGCCGCGGCCGTCGCCCTCGTCTCCCAGCACGTCGGCGCGGGCGACGACCGGTCGGCCGAACGCGTCGTCGGGCAGACGCTCCTCCTGGCCGTCGGCGTCGGCGTCCTCCTCGGTATCGTCGGCTACCTCGGCAGGCACCCCCTGCTCGCCCTCATCGGCGCGCAGGGGCGCGTCTACACCGAGGCGCTCGCGTACGCCGAGGTGCTGTTCGTGACGCTCCCGTTCACGTTCGTCTTCTTCGCCTTCCGGGCCGTCCTCCGCGGCGCGGGCGACACCCGCACGGCGATGTGGCTGGTCGTCGTCAGCGCCGGCCTGAACGTCGTCTTGGACCCGATATTCATCCTCGGGTGGGGCTGGGTCGAACCGATGGGGACGCGCGGCGCCGCCGTCGCAACCCTCCTCGCGCGAATCGTCGCCGCCGTCGCCGGCCTCGCCATCCTCCTCCACGGCGGGTGGGGGGCGCGCCTCCGCCTGCCGGACCTGCGGCCGGACCCGACGCTGTTGCGAAAACTCGTCGGCGTGGGCTACCCGGCGACGCTGGACGGCCTCGCGCGGAGTTTCGCGGCCGTCGCGCTGGCGGCCCTCGTCGCGCGGTTCGGCGCCGTCGCCACCGCCGCCTACGGCATCGGCCTCCGCCTCATGTCCGTCTCCTGGACCGTCTCGGGCGCCGTCGGACAGGCGGCCGCCACGGGCGTCGGACAGAACCTCGGCGCCGACACGCCGGACCGCGCGGCGGAGGTGACGTGGAAGGCGACGGCGGGGACGATGGCGATTCTCGGCGCCGCCGGCGCCGTCGTCTGGGCGGTTCCGGCCGCCTTCATGCGCGTGTTCATCGACGACGCCGCCGTCGTCGACGCGGGCGTCGAGATGCTCACCATCGTCGCGCCGTTCTGGGCTTTCTTGGGTGGGCTGATGGTGATTCAGGGGGCGTTCCGCGGCGCCGGGCGCACCCGCGTCTCGATGGCGCTCTCCCTGATTTCGCGGTGGGTCGTCCGCTTCCCGGCGGCGTTCGTCCTCGCCTACGTCCTCTCGTGGGGCGTCACCGGCCTCTGGTGGAGTCTGTCGCTGTCGGGCGTGGTGACGTTCGTCGTCGGCTGTCTGTGGTTCCTGCGCGGCGGGTGGCGCTCGGCCGTCGTCGAGAGCGACGGGACGAACGAGGAGGGCGGCGAGAACGGCGAGGACGGAGCGGACGGCGCCGCGGCCGACGGCGAGGAGTCGCCCTCGACGGCCGACTGA